Proteins from a single region of Gemmobacter sp.:
- a CDS encoding LysR family transcriptional regulator: protein MDTTLLRSFLTVADLGSFTAAADRLNSSQSTVSGHIARLEEQLSTKLFRRTTRKCSLSTAGEALRPLAEEAVQATERIEDAFRPSSMTGLIRLGVPDDYHLFGRINQAVHAFQVARPSVLVQIDAGLSSNLDKALGEGLLDLAILRIPSEADDPDQEASRLIWIGSRALQLSPDEPLPLAHINGPCKYFRAAVDALSEAGIRWRSAYSCSALEGVRGAVRSGMAVSAILAEDCPEAELRLNYPWLPRLPQFSLAFRYAKSEPPVLVRALERRLRENIFG from the coding sequence ATGGATACGACCCTACTGCGCAGCTTCCTGACCGTTGCGGATCTTGGCAGTTTCACCGCTGCAGCCGACCGGCTGAATTCCAGTCAGTCGACCGTCAGCGGCCACATCGCGCGGCTGGAGGAGCAGCTTTCGACCAAGCTCTTTCGACGCACGACGCGGAAATGCAGCCTGTCCACCGCCGGCGAGGCTCTTCGGCCGCTGGCCGAGGAGGCCGTACAGGCGACCGAACGGATCGAGGACGCGTTCCGCCCCAGTTCTATGACCGGATTGATCCGACTTGGTGTCCCGGATGACTATCACCTGTTCGGACGCATCAACCAAGCGGTGCACGCCTTTCAGGTCGCGCGTCCATCGGTGCTTGTGCAGATCGACGCGGGCCTTTCCAGCAATCTCGACAAGGCTCTGGGCGAGGGTTTACTCGATCTCGCCATCCTGCGGATCCCCAGCGAGGCTGACGACCCTGACCAAGAGGCTTCAAGGTTGATCTGGATCGGATCGCGAGCACTTCAGCTTAGCCCCGACGAACCATTGCCGCTAGCCCACATAAACGGGCCCTGCAAGTACTTCCGCGCCGCTGTCGATGCCTTATCTGAGGCGGGGATCAGATGGCGCTCGGCCTATTCCTGCAGTGCGCTTGAGGGGGTTCGCGGCGCCGTGCGCAGCGGCATGGCAGTATCGGCAATCTTGGCTGAAGACTGTCCGGAAGCCGAATTGCGCTTAAACTACCCGTGGCTGCCCAGGCTGCCCCAGTTCTCGCTTGCGTTCCGCTATGCAAAGTCAGAGCCGCCGGTTCTGGTTCGCGCCTTGGAAAGGCGACTCCGGGAAAACATCTTTGGCTAG
- a CDS encoding recombinase family protein, whose translation MPLIGYARISTEDQTPLPQSQALKSAGCAEIHEEQASGGNRARPVLARVLERIGKGDTLVVVRIDRLARSLSHLLEVIERLEAKGAFFRSLTDPIDTSSPQGKFTLQVLGAAAEFERALIRERTKAGLASARTKGRVGGNPGLRARDPAALRKVRLARQDGYMERLNETAQDWVPHVRRLRPDLAWEDVVRIVNGPLPRERHWTQSRLLRAVNAYVRDGFLPETVLDRASRRETDDRLPAIVAAIKGADPDVTLQTICTRLEAMRERTPRGRTSWQPSSVKMLLERAERLGLLE comes from the coding sequence GTGCCACTCATCGGATACGCGCGTATTTCCACCGAAGATCAGACCCCCCTGCCCCAGTCGCAGGCCCTGAAATCTGCAGGCTGTGCAGAGATCCATGAGGAACAAGCTTCGGGCGGGAACCGCGCCCGACCTGTGCTGGCTCGCGTGCTGGAACGAATCGGCAAGGGCGACACGCTGGTCGTGGTGCGTATCGACCGTTTGGCGCGGTCGCTCTCGCATTTGTTGGAGGTGATCGAGCGGCTGGAGGCGAAGGGCGCCTTCTTCCGATCGCTCACCGATCCGATCGACACATCCTCCCCGCAGGGCAAGTTCACCCTCCAGGTCCTGGGCGCCGCCGCCGAGTTCGAGCGCGCCCTGATCCGCGAACGCACCAAGGCCGGGTTGGCCAGCGCACGAACCAAAGGCCGGGTTGGCGGCAATCCGGGACTGCGCGCCCGGGATCCGGCGGCGCTGCGCAAGGTCCGGCTGGCGCGACAGGACGGCTATATGGAGCGGCTGAACGAGACGGCGCAGGACTGGGTCCCCCATGTCCGTCGCCTGCGCCCCGACTTGGCTTGGGAAGACGTGGTGCGCATCGTCAACGGCCCCCTGCCCCGCGAACGCCACTGGACACAAAGCCGCTTGCTACGTGCCGTGAACGCCTATGTGCGCGACGGCTTCCTGCCCGAGACGGTCTTGGACCGCGCCAGCCGCCGCGAAACTGACGACCGCCTCCCCGCTATCGTCGCCGCCATCAAGGGCGCGGACCCGGACGTCACGCTTCAGACGATCTGCACCCGACTGGAAGCGATGCGCGAGCGCACGCCCCGCGGGCGGACAAGCTGGCAGCCGTCATCCGTGAAGATGCTGCTGGAGCGGGCCGAAAGGCTGGGCCTGCTTGAGTGA
- the repA gene encoding plasmid partitioning protein RepA → MSKRLGSRLREHAQETFPPDAQKGLRRFAMREAADLLRINQNTFRHHVSNLEGFPEGILEGGNRRSFSAEDMVEAQRVLLETGRIKPDEHPHRRAGEPCQVVTIFNLKGGSAKTSTVAHVGQLLGLRGYRVLLIDLDSQASLTNLFGVTPELDPDMPTSYDLIRSEGPLPASDIIRKTNFPTVDLIPASMDIMEYEFEVALSFRHGATTFHSRIREALEPVLNRYDVVIFDTPPQLNFSVISALFASTGVLIPLNASMLDVMSLASFLGMASNLMGVVEAHAPEHGLNFVRVLITRYENTDGPQVQISSLLRTVLGDAVLPAEFLKSTAVGDAANTQQSIFEVEPRDVNRRTYERAIESVSRVTDEVEREILKAWGRSHGA, encoded by the coding sequence ATGTCCAAGCGGCTCGGTAGCCGGTTGCGTGAACATGCGCAGGAGACGTTCCCACCGGATGCCCAGAAGGGTCTCCGTCGCTTCGCGATGCGGGAAGCAGCCGATCTGCTTCGGATCAACCAGAACACCTTCCGCCATCATGTGTCAAATCTCGAAGGCTTTCCGGAAGGTATCCTCGAGGGTGGCAACCGCCGCAGCTTCTCTGCCGAGGACATGGTCGAAGCCCAACGCGTCCTTCTTGAGACGGGTAGGATCAAGCCCGATGAACACCCTCACAGAAGAGCCGGCGAACCGTGTCAGGTCGTGACGATCTTCAACCTGAAGGGCGGCAGCGCAAAAACATCGACCGTTGCTCATGTTGGCCAGCTTCTGGGCCTTCGCGGCTATCGGGTCCTGCTTATCGACCTCGACAGCCAGGCAAGTCTGACAAACCTGTTCGGGGTTACCCCTGAGCTCGATCCGGACATGCCGACCTCCTACGATCTGATCCGATCCGAGGGGCCCCTACCCGCCTCAGATATCATTCGCAAAACGAACTTCCCGACAGTGGATCTGATCCCGGCCTCCATGGACATCATGGAGTACGAGTTTGAGGTCGCTTTGAGCTTCAGACACGGTGCAACCACGTTCCACAGTCGGATCCGTGAAGCGCTTGAGCCTGTTTTAAACCGATATGATGTGGTGATCTTCGACACGCCGCCGCAGCTGAACTTCTCGGTGATCTCCGCCCTCTTTGCTTCCACTGGGGTCCTGATCCCGCTCAACGCGTCCATGCTTGATGTCATGTCCCTGGCAAGCTTTCTCGGCATGGCGAGCAACCTGATGGGCGTCGTCGAAGCGCATGCTCCCGAGCACGGCCTGAACTTCGTGCGGGTGCTGATCACCCGCTACGAGAACACCGACGGTCCACAGGTCCAGATCTCGTCTCTGCTTCGGACGGTCCTTGGCGATGCGGTCCTCCCTGCCGAGTTCCTGAAGTCGACAGCGGTAGGTGATGCCGCAAACACCCAGCAGAGCATCTTTGAGGTCGAACCTCGCGACGTGAACCGCAGAACCTACGAGCGTGCGATCGAGTCCGTTTCGCGCGTGACCGACGAAGTCGAACGCGAAATCCTCAAGGCGTGGGGGCGTAGCCATGGCGCGTAA
- a CDS encoding ParB/RepB/Spo0J family partition protein — protein sequence MARKVFGDSLKNAMGNAATPDEGADVDLKRTSPTVARAQASVLEEDKHATRLIDPSTVRMSAVMDRIDPSDSLEELVSSIREHGQKVPILVRRTQDGALEIVYGRRRLLACRELGQKVRATVMEMTEEEALIAQGVENNARQDPSFIERALFVAGIIRELGKTDETRKNAQTIAYRALQIDESLVSRMNRIATGIPMELIQAIGPAHGVGRRVWEKLFRLCEKDAARAKEVAREIPRNLPGPDRLDAAVTLLMATKATTPKVDKGERVKIGRKGNRITIDVDTDLAPRVEDAIRKLIGELLDRGQDGLE from the coding sequence ATGGCGCGTAAGGTCTTCGGGGACTCACTCAAGAACGCGATGGGCAATGCCGCAACGCCGGACGAAGGTGCGGATGTCGATCTGAAGCGCACGAGCCCGACAGTCGCTCGTGCGCAGGCATCTGTGCTCGAAGAAGACAAACACGCCACGCGCCTGATCGACCCGAGCACCGTGCGGATGTCCGCGGTCATGGACCGTATCGATCCGAGCGATAGCCTCGAGGAACTTGTCTCCTCAATCCGGGAACATGGGCAAAAGGTTCCCATTCTTGTCCGCCGAACCCAGGACGGAGCACTTGAGATCGTCTATGGGCGCCGCCGTCTTCTCGCCTGTCGTGAGCTTGGTCAGAAGGTGCGTGCGACGGTCATGGAGATGACCGAAGAGGAAGCTCTGATCGCTCAAGGCGTGGAGAACAATGCCCGCCAAGACCCATCCTTTATTGAAAGGGCTCTGTTCGTCGCCGGGATCATTCGGGAACTTGGGAAAACAGACGAGACACGCAAGAACGCCCAGACGATTGCGTATCGGGCACTTCAGATCGACGAGTCGCTCGTCTCGCGGATGAACCGTATCGCAACCGGCATTCCGATGGAGCTGATCCAGGCTATCGGACCTGCACACGGCGTTGGCCGGCGGGTCTGGGAGAAGCTTTTCAGGCTGTGCGAGAAGGACGCCGCGAGAGCCAAAGAAGTTGCCCGCGAAATCCCCCGCAACTTGCCAGGCCCAGACCGACTTGACGCAGCGGTTACGCTGCTCATGGCCACCAAGGCAACTACACCCAAGGTTGATAAAGGTGAGCGCGTGAAGATCGGCCGCAAAGGCAACCGCATCACCATCGATGTGGACACTGACCTTGCCCCGCGCGTCGAAGACGCCATCCGGAAGCTGATCGGCGAGCTTCTTGACCGCGGTCAAGACGGCCTAGAGTGA
- a CDS encoding helix-turn-helix domain-containing protein: MAEPKAIASPTIYELLGPVRTLRKELGLTSNDVTVLTALISFLPRDRHTTNGETPPKLTVVFPSNASLSERANGIDERTIRRCLNRLDAAGLINRKNSANGKRFPLRYGGIVRDAFGIDLNPLIQNHDALVAEALKVAEERERLRSLRAEALALRASLLHDQALSEARLSSLGPTRNILRRATLTADTVLQIIAGLRELGANAAQSYGERQSSGARLDKVSAHDQAISDDCTREVSARNGQNDRQIESIKKEHIKKDGHAKQTSADQNIVGPSMNRDPAKMAWTDFTHVSDFFPDPPRTGEALNRVLFDIGRLLRIRQEKLMRGLQKAGAGRLLVILDYLLGKGEAIRQPEAYFETILRA, from the coding sequence TTGGCGGAACCGAAAGCTATTGCCTCCCCTACTATCTACGAACTTCTGGGGCCGGTACGCACGCTCCGAAAAGAACTTGGCCTGACAAGCAACGACGTCACAGTCTTGACGGCCCTGATCAGCTTTCTTCCCCGCGATCGACACACCACCAATGGTGAAACCCCACCCAAACTTACCGTTGTGTTCCCCTCCAACGCATCCTTGTCTGAGCGCGCAAACGGCATCGATGAGAGGACCATACGTCGCTGCCTGAACCGTCTTGACGCTGCGGGCCTCATCAACAGGAAGAACTCGGCAAACGGCAAACGCTTCCCCCTACGGTATGGAGGCATTGTCCGGGACGCGTTTGGGATCGACCTGAACCCGCTGATACAGAACCACGACGCACTGGTGGCCGAAGCGTTGAAGGTTGCGGAAGAGCGTGAACGCCTTCGCTCCCTGAGGGCAGAAGCACTGGCACTGCGCGCATCCCTCCTTCACGACCAGGCCCTCAGCGAAGCGCGGTTGTCTTCACTCGGACCGACCAGGAACATCCTTCGACGAGCAACCCTCACGGCCGACACAGTCTTGCAGATCATCGCCGGTCTCCGCGAGCTCGGGGCCAATGCCGCGCAAAGCTACGGAGAGCGCCAGAGTTCAGGCGCGCGCTTAGACAAAGTCTCTGCACACGACCAAGCCATCAGCGATGATTGCACGCGCGAGGTGTCCGCCAGAAACGGACAAAATGACCGGCAGATAGAGTCCATAAAAAAAGAACATATTAAGAAAGACGGGCACGCAAAGCAGACCAGCGCTGACCAAAACATTGTGGGACCTTCAATGAACCGAGACCCTGCAAAAATGGCATGGACAGACTTCACACATGTCTCTGACTTCTTTCCAGACCCGCCCCGAACAGGAGAAGCCCTCAACCGCGTTCTCTTCGACATCGGTCGATTGCTTAGAATACGCCAAGAAAAACTGATGCGTGGCCTCCAGAAAGCCGGCGCTGGACGGCTTCTAGTGATCTTAGATTACCTGTTGGGGAAGGGAGAAGCGATCAGGCAGCCCGAGGCATACTTTGAAACGATCCTGCGCGCGTAG
- a CDS encoding ParB/RepB/Spo0J family partition protein, which translates to MAKATQKVTLSPSRDIPFDKLVLSQSNVRRIKAGVSVEELAEDIARRGLLQGLNVRPMLDAEGVETGLFEIPAGGRRFQALSLLVKQKRLAKTAPIPCIVRDTTSEILAEDDSLAENMQRVALHPLDQFRAFQALREKGQGEEAIAAAFFVTPQIVKQRLKLASVAPALLEIYAEDGMTLEQLMAFTVNPDHARQVQVWDAVKNSWNKEPYAIRRMLTETSVRASDRRTIFMGVDAYEAAGGVVLRDLFQGDDGGWLEDPALLDRLVAEKLRAEAEALASEGWKWIEVATDLPYGYSHGLRRLAGDPAPMTDEESAAHASLLAEYRALEEEYSGQDEYPEEIDARLGQLEMAMEALEQRPLIYDEAEIARAGVFVTLDRDGSLAVYRGYVRPEDEPREETAVQDGDGVDATGQGGDVGVSSWKPSATSAGGTVITSGGQPIGADASDEEDDGALKPLPERLVMELTAHRTLALREAIGRSPDVALTLLLLKLVTDTFRTSSATGSCLEASVRHVYMSAQASDLKDSIVAKQVDERHAAWETDLPLGDDAGLWDYLTVLDQGSRLALLAHCLSFGINALHEKVNPYGAGISASGLTRRMAHADLVARAVDLDMVEAGWEPTVDAYLNRVPKARILEAVREAKGEGTAQLLDHLKKGEMATEAERLLKGSGWLPEILRRADLVALDGGQVAEGQGEDAVQPEDVDLPAFLTADLPDSATTMMAAE; encoded by the coding sequence ATGGCGAAAGCAACCCAGAAAGTCACCCTGTCCCCCTCACGGGACATCCCCTTCGACAAGCTCGTGCTGAGCCAGTCCAACGTGCGGCGCATAAAGGCAGGCGTCTCGGTCGAGGAACTGGCGGAAGACATCGCGCGGCGCGGCCTGCTGCAGGGCTTGAACGTCCGGCCCATGCTCGATGCCGAGGGCGTTGAGACCGGGCTGTTCGAAATCCCGGCCGGTGGTCGTCGCTTTCAGGCGCTGTCGCTGCTGGTGAAGCAGAAGCGGCTGGCGAAGACTGCGCCGATCCCTTGCATCGTCCGGGATACGACGTCGGAAATCCTGGCGGAGGACGACTCGCTGGCGGAGAACATGCAACGTGTCGCTCTGCACCCGCTTGACCAGTTCCGCGCTTTCCAGGCCTTGCGCGAGAAGGGTCAGGGCGAGGAAGCGATTGCGGCGGCCTTCTTCGTGACGCCCCAGATCGTCAAGCAGCGCCTGAAACTTGCCTCCGTAGCCCCTGCCCTGCTCGAGATCTATGCCGAGGATGGCATGACGCTGGAACAGCTGATGGCTTTCACGGTGAACCCGGATCACGCGCGTCAGGTGCAGGTCTGGGATGCGGTGAAGAACTCCTGGAACAAGGAGCCCTATGCCATCCGGCGTATGCTGACCGAGACCTCTGTCCGGGCCTCGGATCGTCGCACGATCTTCATGGGTGTCGATGCCTATGAGGCGGCGGGCGGTGTCGTGCTGCGCGATCTCTTCCAGGGCGACGACGGTGGCTGGCTCGAGGACCCTGCCCTTCTTGACCGGTTGGTGGCCGAGAAGCTTCGGGCAGAAGCCGAGGCACTGGCCTCCGAGGGCTGGAAGTGGATCGAGGTCGCGACCGACCTGCCCTACGGCTACAGCCACGGTCTTCGGCGTCTAGCCGGCGATCCCGCGCCGATGACCGACGAGGAAAGCGCGGCCCACGCTTCGCTCCTCGCCGAGTATCGCGCGTTGGAGGAGGAATACTCCGGCCAGGACGAATACCCCGAAGAGATCGACGCGCGGCTCGGTCAGCTCGAGATGGCGATGGAAGCGCTCGAGCAGCGGCCGTTGATCTACGATGAGGCCGAGATCGCGCGCGCGGGCGTCTTCGTCACGTTGGATCGGGATGGCAGCCTCGCGGTCTACCGCGGCTATGTCCGGCCCGAAGACGAGCCGCGCGAGGAGACCGCGGTCCAGGATGGCGATGGCGTGGATGCCACGGGGCAGGGGGGTGATGTCGGTGTTTCCAGCTGGAAACCATCGGCGACTTCCGCTGGAGGCACCGTCATCACCTCGGGCGGTCAGCCGATCGGCGCGGACGCATCCGACGAGGAAGACGACGGGGCGCTGAAGCCGTTGCCTGAGCGGTTGGTCATGGAACTGACGGCCCACAGGACCCTCGCACTGCGCGAGGCCATCGGGCGCTCGCCGGACGTCGCACTGACGCTCCTGCTCCTGAAACTGGTGACGGATACCTTCCGCACCTCTTCTGCCACGGGCAGCTGCCTCGAAGCCTCGGTGCGTCACGTCTACATGTCGGCGCAGGCGTCCGATCTGAAGGACAGCATCGTGGCGAAGCAGGTCGATGAGCGTCACGCGGCGTGGGAGACCGATCTGCCTCTTGGCGACGATGCCGGGCTCTGGGACTATCTGACCGTTCTCGACCAGGGCAGCCGTTTGGCGCTCCTGGCGCATTGCCTCAGCTTTGGGATCAACGCGCTCCATGAGAAGGTAAACCCTTATGGTGCGGGCATCTCCGCCAGCGGACTGACCCGCCGCATGGCCCATGCCGATCTCGTGGCCCGCGCGGTCGATCTCGACATGGTCGAGGCTGGTTGGGAGCCGACGGTCGATGCCTATCTCAACCGCGTACCCAAGGCCCGGATCCTCGAGGCCGTGCGTGAGGCGAAGGGTGAAGGGACCGCGCAGCTGCTCGATCACCTTAAGAAGGGCGAGATGGCCACAGAAGCTGAGCGGCTCCTCAAGGGAAGCGGGTGGTTGCCCGAGATCCTGCGCCGGGCCGATCTGGTCGCACTGGACGGCGGCCAAGTCGCGGAAGGGCAGGGGGAGGACGCAGTTCAGCCCGAGGACGTCGATCTCCCGGCCTTCCTGACGGCCGATTTGCCGGACAGCGCCACGACGATGATGGCCGCGGAATGA
- a CDS encoding H-NS histone family protein — protein sequence MAAFNLEALSLKELQQLQKDLTKAISTYEDRHKAEARTKLEAIAKEMGYSLADLIGVEVKTTRAPAVAKYRHPENAGITWSGRGRKPQWFADHINSGKEPSDLSV from the coding sequence ATGGCTGCTTTCAATCTCGAGGCACTGTCGCTCAAGGAACTGCAGCAACTGCAGAAGGACCTCACCAAGGCGATTTCCACCTATGAGGACCGTCATAAGGCCGAAGCCCGCACCAAGCTGGAAGCAATCGCCAAGGAGATGGGCTACTCCCTCGCCGACCTGATCGGTGTTGAGGTGAAAACCACCCGTGCGCCAGCCGTGGCGAAGTATCGTCACCCTGAGAACGCAGGCATCACCTGGTCTGGCCGTGGCCGGAAACCGCAGTGGTTCGCGGATCACATCAATTCGGGCAAAGAACCGAGCGACCTGTCGGTCTGA
- a CDS encoding single-stranded DNA-binding protein: protein MQNIVILAGNIGQKPEVRSTQSGTKITNFALATSRPRLSEGRVMRDENGYRVMDTEWHRITCFNGLGKTVAEHCEKGMKVLVHGRIHYTKWTDATGTDRYGCEIIAEKVDFLSRPKSAENENPELVDRDDEIPF, encoded by the coding sequence ATGCAGAACATCGTCATCCTCGCCGGCAACATCGGTCAGAAGCCCGAAGTGCGCTCGACCCAAAGCGGCACGAAGATCACCAACTTCGCCCTGGCCACCTCGCGGCCGCGCCTCTCGGAAGGTCGCGTGATGCGCGACGAGAACGGCTACCGGGTCATGGACACCGAATGGCACCGCATCACCTGCTTCAACGGTCTCGGCAAGACCGTCGCAGAGCACTGCGAAAAGGGCATGAAGGTCCTCGTCCACGGGCGCATCCACTACACGAAGTGGACCGACGCAACCGGCACCGACCGCTACGGCTGCGAGATCATCGCCGAGAAGGTCGACTTCCTGAGCCGCCCGAAGTCGGCCGAGAACGAAAACCCCGAGTTGGTCGATCGCGACGACGAGATCCCGTTCTGA
- a CDS encoding AAA family ATPase: MIERIQLIRNIGQFDSVSPPPQTALTPFSLIYGENGRGKTTVAAILRSLATNDPGLVTDRHRLGAQHPPHIVIGRAGGQCVFQNGAWTQPLPQVSIFDDAFVSANVCSGIELQTAHRQNLHELILGAQGVALSVALQGHVTRIEEHNTRLRELADAIPANARGPYKVDTFCSLERDPTIDAKIQDAERRLAAAHSAEAIRQRPGFQDFGLPDFDLEGIDAVLDRSLPDLEAAAADWVRAHIAKLGRGGEAWVSDGMVRIEPVSQGHDGEICPFCAQDLDGSELIGHYRAYFSQAYEDLKLTIRQTGLAIRNTHAGDIPSAFERDVRTAVQAHEFWKDFADLPEIEVDTAAIGRQWNAAREAVLEQLRAKAAAPLDRMELSPEVRRSVMDYRARIVEVAALSQRLVAVNARLDIVKEQAQADDLAALTDDLAKLKAQKARFDPAVFPHCDTYTAEKTAKAATETLRTQARAALDQYREQIFPAYETAINEYLRRFAAAFRLGEVQSVNNRSGSSASYCVVINQQNVNVTADQGPSFRNTLSAGDRNTLALAFFFASLDQDPDLANKIVVIDDPMTSLDEHRTLRTRAEIMTLSARVRQVIVLSHSKPFLCSLWEQSDRNVSTALRINRAAVGSEITVWDVRRDSISEHDKRHELVRGYLQAADPDKERQVAAALRPILEAFMRVAYPEYFPPGTLLGPFLGLCDQRVGANNEILSAGDIAELRVLLGYANFFHHDTNPAWQTAAINDAELTDFAERTLLFASRR; this comes from the coding sequence ATGATTGAACGTATTCAACTTATTAGAAATATTGGCCAGTTTGATAGTGTCAGCCCCCCGCCGCAGACAGCCTTGACCCCGTTCTCCTTGATTTATGGTGAAAACGGTCGTGGCAAGACGACAGTCGCCGCAATTCTTCGCTCTCTGGCGACGAATGATCCCGGCTTGGTGACAGACCGGCATAGGCTTGGTGCGCAGCATCCGCCCCACATTGTTATCGGTCGCGCAGGTGGTCAATGCGTGTTTCAGAACGGCGCTTGGACGCAACCGCTGCCGCAGGTTTCCATTTTCGATGATGCCTTTGTCTCCGCGAACGTCTGCTCCGGCATTGAGCTCCAGACGGCACATCGCCAGAACTTGCACGAGCTTATTCTGGGTGCACAGGGAGTCGCGCTGAGCGTCGCGCTTCAAGGCCATGTCACACGCATTGAAGAACACAATACCCGACTGCGTGAGTTGGCCGACGCGATACCTGCGAACGCGCGGGGCCCGTACAAGGTCGATACCTTCTGCAGTCTTGAGCGAGACCCCACCATCGACGCGAAAATTCAGGACGCTGAGCGCCGATTAGCTGCCGCACACTCCGCCGAGGCGATACGCCAGCGACCAGGCTTTCAGGACTTTGGTCTGCCAGATTTCGACCTCGAAGGAATTGATGCCGTGTTGGATCGCAGTTTGCCCGATCTCGAAGCCGCTGCTGCAGACTGGGTTCGCGCGCATATTGCTAAGCTTGGCCGTGGCGGCGAAGCTTGGGTCTCGGATGGCATGGTGCGCATCGAACCGGTCTCCCAGGGACATGACGGCGAGATTTGTCCCTTCTGTGCTCAGGATCTCGATGGCTCCGAGCTGATTGGTCACTACCGTGCCTATTTCAGCCAAGCCTACGAAGACCTTAAACTTACCATCAGGCAGACCGGCCTTGCGATACGCAATACGCACGCAGGCGACATTCCGTCTGCTTTCGAGCGGGACGTTCGGACTGCTGTTCAGGCTCACGAATTCTGGAAGGACTTTGCCGACCTGCCGGAAATCGAGGTTGATACTGCCGCCATTGGTCGTCAATGGAACGCAGCCCGCGAAGCAGTGCTCGAACAGCTTCGCGCCAAGGCCGCTGCACCTCTGGATCGCATGGAACTATCGCCTGAAGTTCGTCGGTCCGTAATGGATTATCGTGCGCGCATTGTCGAAGTAGCCGCTCTGTCGCAGCGCCTCGTTGCCGTCAACGCGCGGCTTGATATCGTGAAGGAACAGGCGCAAGCCGATGATCTCGCCGCCCTGACCGATGACCTTGCGAAGCTGAAGGCGCAGAAGGCCCGCTTCGATCCTGCCGTCTTTCCGCACTGCGATACCTACACCGCAGAAAAGACCGCCAAGGCGGCAACTGAAACGCTCCGAACCCAAGCCCGCGCTGCGCTCGATCAGTATCGGGAACAGATTTTCCCTGCCTACGAGACTGCAATCAACGAATATCTAAGGCGCTTCGCTGCGGCATTTCGCTTGGGGGAAGTCCAGTCCGTTAACAACCGCTCCGGATCATCCGCGTCTTATTGCGTGGTCATCAATCAGCAAAACGTCAACGTCACGGCAGATCAGGGCCCGTCCTTTCGAAATACCCTAAGCGCAGGGGACAGAAACACGCTCGCATTGGCTTTCTTCTTTGCCTCGCTAGACCAAGACCCTGACCTCGCAAACAAGATCGTTGTCATCGATGATCCCATGACCAGTCTGGACGAACATCGCACCCTCCGGACGCGCGCGGAAATCATGACGCTATCCGCAAGAGTGAGGCAGGTGATTGTGCTGTCCCATTCGAAGCCGTTTCTCTGCAGTCTGTGGGAGCAATCTGACCGGAACGTTTCGACAGCGCTGCGCATCAACCGAGCCGCAGTCGGCTCAGAGATTACCGTTTGGGACGTTCGGCGCGATAGTATTTCGGAACATGACAAACGCCATGAACTCGTAAGAGGCTATTTGCAAGCGGCCGATCCCGACAAAGAACGTCAGGTTGCGGCGGCTCTTCGGCCAATCCTGGAAGCCTTCATGCGAGTTGCTTATCCAGAGTATTTTCCGCCGGGGACGCTTCTAGGCCCGTTCCTAGGATTGTGCGACCAGCGCGTTGGCGCGAACAACGAGATATTGTCGGCGGGCGACATCGCGGAACTGAGAGTCTTGCTCGGGTATGCAAACTTTTTTCACCACGATACCAACCCCGCTTGGCAGACGGCTGCGATCAATGATGCTGAACTGACTGATTTCGCGGAGCGAACACTATTGTTTGCCTCGCGGCGCTGA